Proteins co-encoded in one Octopus sinensis linkage group LG6, ASM634580v1, whole genome shotgun sequence genomic window:
- the LOC115213311 gene encoding DNA replication complex GINS protein PSF3-like isoform X1 gives MSSAQSGLASTSSKYFDIDDILASQEHIPSKIEMTLYRLGFLDPSSDEKDIKPGTKLEFPFWLAQALCSQKRHIISVELPKPYRIGYREVMMADASVVNLHKLGPYFYDLGCKLRYFPFTEIDDVAKSLLDTFQVRFRKILDASQSSLNEDTSSLTATLDSTEKFLFHTGLKSLNDFQSWETRRAEKLTSSEMVRVYRKRKREND, from the exons ATGTCTTCTGCTCAAAGTGGACTCGCTTCTACTTCGTCGAAGTATTTCGATATTGATGATATTTTAGCATCTCAGGAACATATTCCGAGCAAAATAGAAATGACACTTTACCGATTAG gTTTCCTCGACCCAAGTTCAGACGAAAAAGACATCAAACCCGGCACGAAACTTGAGTTCCCGTTTTGGCTGGCACAAGCTCTTTGCAGTCAGAAAAGGCATATTATCAGTGTTGAGCTACCCAAGCCTTATCGAATAGGTTATAGAGAGGTGAtgatggctgatgccagcgttgTGAACCTGCACAAACTTGGACCTTATTTCTATGACCTTGGCTGCAAGTTACGATATTTCCCTTTTACAGAAATAGACGACGTTGCTAAATCCTTGCTCGAT aCATTTCAAGTAAGATTCCGAAAAATTTTGGATGCATCGCAGAGTTCCTTAAATGAAGACACATCCAGTTTGACCGCAACTTTGGACAGCACCGAAAAATTCCTCTTTCACACAGGACTAAAATCTTTAAATGATTTCCAAAGCTGGGAGACACGACGGGCAGAGAAACTAACCTCTTCAGAAATGGTACGAGTTTACAGGAAGAGGAAGCGTGAAAATGATTGA
- the LOC115213311 gene encoding DNA replication complex GINS protein PSF3-like isoform X2: MNNGFLDPSSDEKDIKPGTKLEFPFWLAQALCSQKRHIISVELPKPYRIGYREVMMADASVVNLHKLGPYFYDLGCKLRYFPFTEIDDVAKSLLDTFQVRFRKILDASQSSLNEDTSSLTATLDSTEKFLFHTGLKSLNDFQSWETRRAEKLTSSEMVRVYRKRKREND; the protein is encoded by the exons gTTTCCTCGACCCAAGTTCAGACGAAAAAGACATCAAACCCGGCACGAAACTTGAGTTCCCGTTTTGGCTGGCACAAGCTCTTTGCAGTCAGAAAAGGCATATTATCAGTGTTGAGCTACCCAAGCCTTATCGAATAGGTTATAGAGAGGTGAtgatggctgatgccagcgttgTGAACCTGCACAAACTTGGACCTTATTTCTATGACCTTGGCTGCAAGTTACGATATTTCCCTTTTACAGAAATAGACGACGTTGCTAAATCCTTGCTCGAT aCATTTCAAGTAAGATTCCGAAAAATTTTGGATGCATCGCAGAGTTCCTTAAATGAAGACACATCCAGTTTGACCGCAACTTTGGACAGCACCGAAAAATTCCTCTTTCACACAGGACTAAAATCTTTAAATGATTTCCAAAGCTGGGAGACACGACGGGCAGAGAAACTAACCTCTTCAGAAATGGTACGAGTTTACAGGAAGAGGAAGCGTGAAAATGATTGA